A window of the Helianthus annuus cultivar XRQ/B chromosome 4, HanXRQr2.0-SUNRISE, whole genome shotgun sequence genome harbors these coding sequences:
- the LOC110933946 gene encoding uncharacterized protein LOC110933946, with protein MSLTVGRSTADVEEINSYAKWLLDLGEGNIGGPNDGEATIEIPLDLLITDASDPIASLIDFVYKSILENVNNHNYFSERAILAPKNDVVHEINDRLLAMFPGEEKEYLSSDSLCPSEDVNSTQQRIYSPDVLNGLKISVLPNHRLMLKVGVPVMLLRNIYQRNGLCNGTRLQVKKLYNRVIEAEIISGANIGSCTYIP; from the coding sequence ATGAGTTTAACGGTTGGAAGATCTACAGCTGATGTTGAAGAAATAAATAGTTATGCCAAATGGCTTTTGGATTTGGGTGAGGGTAACATTGGTggtccaaatgatggagaagcaACTATTGAAATACCACTAGATCTTCTGATTACTGACGCATCTGATCCAATTGCAAGTTTAATTGATTTTGTTTataaatcaatcttggaaaatGTAAACAACCATAATTATTTCAGTGAGCGGGCTATACTTGCACCTAAGAATGATGTTGTGCATGAGATTAATGACAGGTTGCTAGCAATGTTTCCTGGTGAAGAAAAAGAGTATCTTAGCTCTGACAGTCTTTGTCCGTCTGAAGATGTAAATTCTACACAACAAAGAATATACTCTCCGGATGTGCTCAATGGTCTTAAAATATCGGTCTTACCAAATCATAGGTTAATGCTTAAAGTTGGTGTTCCAGTAATGTTATTACGAAATATTTACCAACGGAATGGGTTGTGCAACGGTACAAGGCTACAAGTAAAAAAGTTGTACAACCGTGTAATAGAAGCCGAGATAATATCTGGTGCAAATATTGGTAGTTGCACATATATACCTTGA
- the LOC110937374 gene encoding tobamovirus multiplication protein 1 isoform X1 codes for MRFTRMGGTCLRSEMMVVETPGCYSKALVGVNLVLAFIDGGIAVLAFYQLIRIHSRNPQRGWTRQKVFHLMIGSSSTGRIFEGYGIYFILTLVAACKNWICWSNSCGFVVMALPKILFLAAFLLLLSFWVDLCHQANDEDEDDGSPRAALIEKANKRNLKINSRRRYCSFRVFPVGSRQQAVILVTLLILVIMLASAVLIWIGLGKNPIDSAVVARVYVDTFAVAMLLLGGALACYGYVLVSKMSKVRSERTSSEMWKVAGLAIVSVICFTSSSVVAFFTNIPVLYHCDWRSIRGIYVSLLLIVYYFIGSSVPSAFVLWIMRELPPSVAINVPEESRTLAFVSDYSPATEPQQHWTTIATAQNQVSRASPI; via the exons ATGAGATTCACACGTATGGGAGGCACGTGCTTGAGGAgtgagatgatggtggtggagacTCCTGGTTGCTATTCAAAGGCCTTAGTGGGTGTCAATCTTGTTCTTGCTTTTATTGATGGTGGTATTGCTGTTCTTGCATTCTATCAG TTGATAAGAATTCATTCTAGGAATCCACAAAGGGGATGGACTCGCCAGAAA GTCTTCCATCTAATGATCGGTTCTTCCAGTACGGGTAGGATAtttgaag GTTATggtatttattttatattaactCTTGTCGCTGCTTGTAAGAACTGGATATGCTGGTCAAACTCTTGTGGTTTTGTTGTTATGG CATTGCCCAAGATTCTGTTTCTTGCAgcatttcttcttcttctatcTTTCTG GGTTGACCTTTGCCATCAAGcaaatgatgaagatgaggaTGATGGTAGTCCTCGCGCAGCTTTGATAGAGAAAGCAAATAAGCGTAATTTGAAAATTAACAGTCGAAGAAGATATTGCTCTTTTCGAGTGTTCCCTGTTGGCAGCCGTCAGCAAGCTGTGATATTG GTGACTCTGTTGATACTCGTGATAATGCTGGCATCAGCTGTGCTTATATGGATCGGCCTGGGAAAAAACCCTATTGATTCGGCAGTTGTGGCACGG GTATATGTAGATACTTTTGCTGTTGCAATGCTTTTACTAGGGGGCGCGTTAGCATGCTATG GATATGTATTGGTCTCAAAAATGAGTAAAGTGCGATCTGAGAGGACGTCTTCCGAAATGTGGAAG GTTGCTGGACTTGCCATTGTTTCTGTTATTTGTTTTACCTCAAGTTCGGTTGTTGCTTTTTTCACAAATATACCA GTGCTGTATCATTGTGATTGGCGGAGCATTAGAGGGATCTATGTCTCTCTTCTACTGATTGTATACTATTTTATAG GTTCATCTGTACCTTCAGCTTTTGTATTATGGATAATGAGAGAACTGCCGCCTTCGGTTGCGATAAACGTACCCGAAGAATCAAGAACACTCGCTTTTGTCAGTGACTATTCACCTGCGACAGAACCCCAGCAGCATTGGACTACGATTGCCACTGCACAGAATCAG GTATCAAGGGCGAGTCCTATATGA
- the LOC110937374 gene encoding tobamovirus multiplication protein 1 isoform X2 yields MRFTRMGGTCLRSEMMVVETPGCYSKALVGVNLVLAFIDGGIAVLAFYQLIRIHSRNPQRGWTRQKVFHLMIGSSSTGYGIYFILTLVAACKNWICWSNSCGFVVMALPKILFLAAFLLLLSFWVDLCHQANDEDEDDGSPRAALIEKANKRNLKINSRRRYCSFRVFPVGSRQQAVILVTLLILVIMLASAVLIWIGLGKNPIDSAVVARVYVDTFAVAMLLLGGALACYGYVLVSKMSKVRSERTSSEMWKVAGLAIVSVICFTSSSVVAFFTNIPVLYHCDWRSIRGIYVSLLLIVYYFIGSSVPSAFVLWIMRELPPSVAINVPEESRTLAFVSDYSPATEPQQHWTTIATAQNQVSRASPI; encoded by the exons ATGAGATTCACACGTATGGGAGGCACGTGCTTGAGGAgtgagatgatggtggtggagacTCCTGGTTGCTATTCAAAGGCCTTAGTGGGTGTCAATCTTGTTCTTGCTTTTATTGATGGTGGTATTGCTGTTCTTGCATTCTATCAG TTGATAAGAATTCATTCTAGGAATCCACAAAGGGGATGGACTCGCCAGAAA GTCTTCCATCTAATGATCGGTTCTTCCAGTACGG GTTATggtatttattttatattaactCTTGTCGCTGCTTGTAAGAACTGGATATGCTGGTCAAACTCTTGTGGTTTTGTTGTTATGG CATTGCCCAAGATTCTGTTTCTTGCAgcatttcttcttcttctatcTTTCTG GGTTGACCTTTGCCATCAAGcaaatgatgaagatgaggaTGATGGTAGTCCTCGCGCAGCTTTGATAGAGAAAGCAAATAAGCGTAATTTGAAAATTAACAGTCGAAGAAGATATTGCTCTTTTCGAGTGTTCCCTGTTGGCAGCCGTCAGCAAGCTGTGATATTG GTGACTCTGTTGATACTCGTGATAATGCTGGCATCAGCTGTGCTTATATGGATCGGCCTGGGAAAAAACCCTATTGATTCGGCAGTTGTGGCACGG GTATATGTAGATACTTTTGCTGTTGCAATGCTTTTACTAGGGGGCGCGTTAGCATGCTATG GATATGTATTGGTCTCAAAAATGAGTAAAGTGCGATCTGAGAGGACGTCTTCCGAAATGTGGAAG GTTGCTGGACTTGCCATTGTTTCTGTTATTTGTTTTACCTCAAGTTCGGTTGTTGCTTTTTTCACAAATATACCA GTGCTGTATCATTGTGATTGGCGGAGCATTAGAGGGATCTATGTCTCTCTTCTACTGATTGTATACTATTTTATAG GTTCATCTGTACCTTCAGCTTTTGTATTATGGATAATGAGAGAACTGCCGCCTTCGGTTGCGATAAACGTACCCGAAGAATCAAGAACACTCGCTTTTGTCAGTGACTATTCACCTGCGACAGAACCCCAGCAGCATTGGACTACGATTGCCACTGCACAGAATCAG GTATCAAGGGCGAGTCCTATATGA